Proteins encoded by one window of Arachis ipaensis cultivar K30076 chromosome B04, Araip1.1, whole genome shotgun sequence:
- the LOC107639234 gene encoding tetratricopeptide repeat protein 1, translating to MLVVIEQQETEDRNANPSNAVAGNDASDGFETASDTDLGSDNGGDDVGASSYDQRQQQHQQQQLKTELSELEPEPEPEQSVSPSNSYSGDLLINEELEKKALVQANEAKAEGNKLFVDGKYEEALSQYELALQVAPDMSSLVEIRSICHANRAVCFQKLGKYDNTVKECTKALDLNPVYIKALVRRGEAHEKLEHFEEAIIDMKKILEIDPSNDQARKAIRRLEPLAAEKREIMKEEMIAKLKEMGNSVLGRFGMSVDNFKAVKDPNTGSYSISFQR from the exons ATGTTGGTGGTGATAGAGCAGCAAGAGACAGAGGATCGAAACGCCAATCCCTCCAACGCGGTTGCGGGTAACGACGCTTCTGACGGTTTTGAAACGGCCAGCGACACCGACCTTGGCAGTGACAACGGAGGCGATGACGTCGGAGCTAGCAGCTATGATCAACGGCAGCAGCAACATCAACAGCAGCAGCTGAAGACAGAGCTTTCCGAGCTGGAGCCGGAGCCGGAGCCTGAGCAGAGTGTTTCTCCAAGTAATAGTTACTCTGGGGATCTCTTGATCAATGAGGAGTTGGAGAAG AAAGCATTGGTTCAAGCAAATGAAGCAAAGGCAGAAGGGAACAAGCTTTTTGTGGATGGGAAGTATGAGGAAGCATTATCCCAGTATGAACTTGCTCTACAAGTTGCACCTGACATGTCTTCATTGGTTGAAATACGCTCGATATGCCATGCAAACCGTGCTGTGTGCTTTCAGAAACTG GGAAAATATGACAACACAGTTAAAGAATGCACAAAAGCACTAGATCTGAATCCAGTGTACATTAAAGCTTTAGTAAGAAGAGGAGAAGCTCATGAAAAGCTTGAACATTTTGAAGAAGCCATTATTG ATATGAAAAAGATCTTAGAAATTGATCCCTCAAATGATCAAGCTAGGAAGGCCATCAGGCGACTTGAGCCGCTTGCTGCAGAAAAGCGGGAAATCATGAAGGAAGAGATGATTG caaaactaaaagaaatgggAAATTCTGTCCTGGGCCGTTTTGGGATGAGTGTCGATAACTTCAAAGCAGTTAAAGATCCAAACACTGGTTCCTATTCTATCTCATTCCAGCGTTAA